A region of Myxococcus stipitatus DSM 14675 DNA encodes the following proteins:
- a CDS encoding zinc ribbon domain-containing protein — MPQTLCPSCGHSPIPRGAAACPACGDPFDHLPTYKKVGRTRLDRLGDAVDDDATVFGGDLVTSAVSAHPGPVAAVLGAGALAWFLRAGGVVGSLQDPSWTYGLVALDLVLALVLVLNRGPVKGIAQAGLVVQLGMTLWLARASPTAPVHVAYGLLGLVALSLVMGEPGVVRRYLSMGLGLCLALVSGLLLAMPGALTSGGGVRQLLVGSELGYRLELPVGWERLTREQLATHMVLPPATVGGSAVGFGDSARGRYGMLWVERGSGVTLATGCQELLRAMGGSPGLDASRPVVPAALGSRTQFHGLSTSSGARGTLGCGLLADGRLVGLAVVAAGAADVQAGDAQGSAAFAAVGEGLVLQ; from the coding sequence ATGCCTCAAACACTTTGTCCGAGCTGCGGACACAGCCCCATTCCCCGGGGCGCCGCGGCCTGTCCCGCATGTGGCGACCCGTTCGACCATCTCCCCACGTACAAGAAGGTGGGCCGCACGCGGCTGGACCGGTTGGGCGACGCGGTGGACGACGACGCGACGGTGTTTGGCGGTGACCTGGTCACCAGCGCCGTGTCGGCGCATCCCGGGCCGGTGGCGGCGGTGTTGGGGGCGGGGGCGCTCGCGTGGTTCCTGCGGGCGGGAGGCGTGGTGGGCTCGCTCCAGGACCCGTCGTGGACGTATGGGCTGGTGGCGTTGGACCTGGTGCTCGCGCTGGTGCTGGTGCTGAACCGAGGCCCCGTGAAGGGCATCGCGCAGGCGGGCCTGGTGGTGCAGCTGGGGATGACGCTGTGGCTGGCCCGGGCCTCGCCGACGGCGCCGGTGCATGTGGCGTATGGGCTGTTGGGCCTGGTGGCGCTGTCGCTGGTGATGGGCGAGCCGGGCGTGGTGCGGCGCTACCTGAGCATGGGGTTGGGCTTGTGCCTGGCGCTGGTGTCGGGCCTCTTGCTCGCGATGCCTGGCGCGCTGACGTCTGGAGGGGGCGTGCGGCAGCTGCTGGTGGGCAGTGAGCTGGGGTATCGGCTGGAGCTGCCGGTGGGGTGGGAGCGGCTGACGCGCGAGCAGCTCGCGACGCACATGGTGCTGCCCCCGGCGACGGTGGGCGGGAGCGCCGTGGGGTTCGGTGACTCGGCGCGAGGGCGCTACGGGATGTTGTGGGTGGAGCGCGGCTCGGGCGTGACGCTCGCGACGGGGTGTCAGGAATTGTTGCGTGCGATGGGGGGAAGCCCGGGGTTGGACGCGAGCCGGCCCGTCGTGCCCGCGGCGCTGGGGAGCCGGACGCAGTTCCATGGGCTGAGCACGTCGAGCGGAGCGCGAGGCACGCTGGGGTGTGGACTGCTGGCGGATGGCCGACTGGTGGGGCTGGCGGTGGTGGCGGCCGGGGCGGCGGATGTTCAGGCGGGAGACGCTCAGGGCTCGGCGGCCTTCGCGGCGGTGGGCGAGGGGCTCGTGTTGCAGTAA
- a CDS encoding PD-(D/E)XK nuclease family protein — translation MRRPTLSNDFSWSKSRHEKFSECLRSYYFYYYGSWGGWVADAPKDVRELYVLKKLANRFSWAGSVVHECIKDVLLDWRAGRVVDPAVVEARARKLMQDDFRHSRGKAYWTQKYRKQFTGLVEHEYGEALPDEAWKQNWETVRSALAWFFTSRWPDLSRSLKPEQWLEVDAGFDFAHFTLEGLKVFAIPDFAFVDADGTPVVVDWKTGKSRDGYDEQVLGYALYVSQRYRFPVEKIRASLVYLNEGKEQDVHVDMSAMASFQKHFDTSVAKMRALLKDPATNTPLEMSAFPPSESLTPCVRCVFRRPCGREAALAAQPPAQSVA, via the coding sequence ATGCGGCGCCCCACCCTCAGCAACGACTTCTCCTGGTCCAAGAGCCGCCACGAGAAGTTCTCCGAATGCCTGCGCTCCTACTACTTCTACTACTACGGCTCCTGGGGTGGCTGGGTGGCGGACGCGCCGAAAGACGTGCGGGAACTGTACGTCCTCAAGAAGCTGGCCAACCGCTTCAGTTGGGCCGGCAGCGTCGTGCATGAGTGCATCAAGGACGTGCTCCTGGACTGGAGAGCCGGCCGCGTGGTGGACCCCGCCGTGGTGGAGGCGCGCGCGCGCAAGCTGATGCAAGACGACTTCCGCCACTCGCGCGGCAAGGCGTACTGGACGCAGAAGTACCGCAAGCAGTTCACCGGGCTCGTCGAGCACGAGTACGGCGAGGCGCTCCCCGACGAGGCCTGGAAGCAGAACTGGGAGACGGTGCGCTCGGCGCTGGCGTGGTTCTTCACGTCGCGCTGGCCGGACCTCTCGCGGAGCCTCAAGCCCGAGCAGTGGCTGGAGGTGGACGCGGGCTTCGACTTCGCCCACTTCACGCTGGAGGGGCTGAAGGTGTTCGCCATCCCCGACTTCGCCTTCGTGGACGCGGACGGCACACCCGTGGTGGTGGACTGGAAGACGGGCAAGTCGCGCGACGGCTACGACGAGCAGGTGCTGGGCTACGCCCTCTACGTCTCGCAGCGCTACCGCTTCCCGGTGGAGAAGATTCGCGCGTCGCTCGTGTACCTCAACGAGGGCAAGGAGCAGGACGTCCACGTGGACATGAGCGCCATGGCGTCCTTCCAGAAGCACTTCGACACGAGCGTCGCGAAGATGCGGGCGCTCTTGAAGGACCCCGCGACGAACACGCCGCTGGAGATGTCCGCGTTTCCGCCCTCGGAGTCGCTGACGCCCTGCGTGCGCTGTGTCTTCCGCAGGCCCTGTGGCCGCGAGGCCGCGCTCGCCGCGCAGCCACCGGCCCAGTCCGTGGCGTGA
- a CDS encoding TatD family hydrolase, with protein MIDTHCHLDATRFDTDRNHVLERAWAAGLQGIVIPGVGPHDWEPLLELNRQDARLQVGLGIHPQMLPQMPADQDDAALELLDALLSKGGATSVGECGLDGPSLPGAPLERQLSVLRRHLALARKHQLPVLMHCHRLHPALIDLLKQEELPEAGALMHSYSGGVELARFYLQKGCHFSFAGPVTWAEARKPLDALRAIPLERLMAETDAPDQAPTPHRGGRSEPAYLPHILEGMARVRGEPADEVAHRTTENARRFFREGFPRASR; from the coding sequence ATGATCGACACCCATTGCCATCTCGATGCGACACGTTTCGACACTGACCGGAACCACGTGCTGGAGCGCGCGTGGGCCGCGGGCCTGCAAGGCATCGTCATCCCCGGCGTGGGCCCTCATGACTGGGAGCCGCTGCTCGAGCTGAACCGCCAGGACGCTCGCCTCCAGGTGGGCCTGGGCATCCATCCGCAGATGCTTCCGCAGATGCCCGCGGACCAGGACGACGCGGCGCTGGAGCTGCTCGACGCGCTGCTGTCGAAGGGCGGCGCGACCTCGGTGGGCGAGTGTGGCCTGGACGGTCCCTCGCTTCCGGGGGCGCCCCTGGAGCGGCAACTGTCCGTGCTGCGACGCCACCTCGCCCTCGCGCGCAAGCACCAGCTCCCCGTGTTGATGCATTGTCACCGACTCCATCCCGCGCTCATCGACCTGCTCAAGCAGGAGGAGCTGCCGGAAGCAGGCGCGCTCATGCACAGCTACAGCGGCGGCGTGGAGCTGGCGCGCTTCTATCTCCAGAAGGGCTGCCACTTCTCCTTCGCGGGCCCGGTGACGTGGGCGGAGGCGCGCAAGCCCCTGGACGCGCTGCGCGCCATTCCGCTGGAGCGGCTGATGGCGGAGACGGACGCACCCGACCAGGCCCCCACCCCCCACCGGGGCGGGCGCTCCGAGCCGGCCTACCTGCCCCACATCCTGGAGGGAATGGCGCGCGTGCGAGGAGAGCCCGCCGACGAGGTCGCCCACCGGACGACCGAGAACGCCCGCCGCTTCTTCCGGGAAGGTTTCCCCCGCGCTTCGCGGTAG
- a CDS encoding Maf family protein, giving the protein MRDLILASTSSARRALMDGLGLPYRTQSPGVDEQVSSLHSAKEAVRELAERKARAVHARNPEAWVLGADQLVEVHGQTLTKPEDRSAARAQLTRLLGQTHDIHTGVCLMGPGGQLFEGLETARLTFHAVTPEELERYLDLNEWEGCCGSYRVEGAGQALLARLEGDRSNVQGLPMVMVVRLLRQAGFTFFERR; this is encoded by the coding sequence ATGAGAGACTTGATTCTGGCGTCCACCTCCAGTGCCCGCCGCGCGCTCATGGACGGACTGGGCCTGCCCTACCGCACCCAATCCCCCGGCGTGGATGAGCAGGTGTCCTCCCTTCACTCCGCGAAGGAAGCCGTGCGGGAGCTGGCCGAGCGGAAGGCTCGCGCGGTGCATGCGCGCAACCCGGAGGCGTGGGTGCTCGGCGCCGACCAGCTCGTGGAGGTGCATGGACAGACACTCACCAAGCCCGAGGACCGGAGCGCCGCTCGCGCCCAGCTGACCCGGCTGCTCGGGCAGACGCATGACATCCACACCGGGGTCTGCCTGATGGGCCCTGGAGGCCAGCTCTTCGAGGGCCTGGAGACCGCTCGCCTCACGTTCCATGCCGTGACGCCCGAGGAGCTGGAGCGCTACCTGGACCTGAACGAGTGGGAAGGCTGCTGCGGCAGCTACCGCGTGGAAGGCGCCGGACAGGCGCTGCTGGCGCGGCTGGAGGGAGACCGCTCCAACGTGCAGGGTCTCCCCATGGTGATGGTGGTGCGACTGCTGCGGCAGGCGGGCTTCACCTTCTTCGAGCGCCGGTAG
- a CDS encoding class I SAM-dependent rRNA methyltransferase, which translates to MAPPAALPVARTTPKGAKSLRQGNPWLYRTELAAPPDVKGAGAVVLVVDSQGNPIGQALYARRSPLALRLLTRKGPAEEPVNDAFFRRRLEAALARRSMLSHRDGLRLVHGEADLLPGLFVDRYGSGLTLQTLSEGMDARKESLAKVLVELTGATHVVCRDDASGRDFEGLPRESRFLHGQGDARFTYHEGENRFTVDLLGDMKTGAFLDQVDNHLRAGELARGESLDLFSYHGGFALALSRNSTSVVAVEQDEKAAARAQENARVNGRDNVRVEHANAFDVLRRFDTEGRRFDTIVLDPPGLAKRREGLATALRAYHELNLRAFRCLKPNGLLVTCSCSGKLDRAGFEEMVLAAAMDAKRPVQILERRGAGLDHPVLGGLLETEYLKALYVRAL; encoded by the coding sequence ATGGCCCCCCCAGCAGCCCTTCCGGTGGCACGCACCACGCCGAAGGGCGCGAAGTCGCTGCGCCAAGGCAACCCCTGGCTGTACCGCACCGAGCTCGCCGCTCCGCCCGACGTGAAGGGCGCTGGAGCGGTGGTGCTGGTGGTGGACTCGCAAGGCAACCCCATTGGCCAGGCCCTCTACGCCAGGCGCTCCCCGCTGGCCCTGCGCCTGCTGACGCGCAAGGGCCCCGCCGAGGAGCCCGTCAACGACGCCTTCTTCCGCCGCCGCCTGGAGGCCGCGCTCGCCCGCCGGTCGATGCTGTCCCACCGGGATGGCCTGCGCCTGGTGCACGGGGAGGCGGACCTGCTGCCCGGCCTCTTCGTGGACCGCTACGGCTCCGGCCTCACCCTCCAGACGCTCTCCGAGGGCATGGACGCGCGCAAGGAGTCGCTCGCGAAGGTGCTGGTGGAGCTCACCGGCGCCACGCACGTGGTCTGCCGCGACGACGCCTCCGGCCGCGACTTCGAGGGCCTGCCGCGAGAGTCCCGCTTCCTGCACGGCCAGGGCGACGCGCGCTTCACCTACCACGAGGGGGAGAACCGCTTCACCGTGGACCTGCTGGGAGACATGAAGACGGGCGCCTTCCTGGACCAGGTGGACAACCACCTGCGCGCCGGAGAGCTGGCGCGAGGCGAGTCGCTGGACCTCTTCAGCTACCACGGAGGCTTCGCGCTGGCCCTGTCGCGCAACAGCACCTCGGTGGTGGCGGTGGAGCAGGACGAGAAGGCCGCCGCGCGCGCCCAGGAGAATGCCCGCGTCAACGGCCGGGACAACGTCCGCGTGGAGCACGCGAATGCGTTCGACGTGCTGCGCCGCTTCGACACGGAGGGCCGGCGCTTCGACACCATCGTGCTGGACCCGCCGGGCCTGGCCAAGCGCCGCGAGGGCCTGGCCACCGCGCTGCGCGCCTACCACGAGCTCAACCTGCGCGCCTTCCGCTGCTTGAAGCCCAACGGCCTGCTCGTCACCTGCTCGTGCTCGGGCAAGCTGGACCGCGCGGGCTTCGAGGAGATGGTGCTCGCCGCGGCCATGGACGCGAAGCGCCCGGTGCAGATCCTGGAGCGCCGGGGCGCGGGGCTGGACCACCCCGTCCTGGGGGGGCTGCTGGAGACGGAGTACCTCAAGGCCCTCTACGTGCGCGCCCTGTAG
- a CDS encoding metallopeptidase family protein, protein MSRRGLLALFLILTACKRSTPAPTTGDAGLPEVSSVVRAPAANAAPVEVGEGAAKPVKPLAVCRAKGSSPLDAARSYYDGGRFEEALSCAAQAAAQEPDLAAAHAERGVALAALGREAEAQLAFSRALAIDPGDSDALLGAAHLYAVQLPSTRERDELGTLYAERGLSQPGTPPELIPHLALVAAMAFNDLGQAEEALARAAIVLARDPASREALYERALALFELCRFSEAKTAFQGLINDPERAAHAHQHLGLLLEREGKWKQAQAHFDKARGLAPEDFPSPPMPTEDAFRQDVARAVAELPADMRGDLEGVPVSAEELPAEEDLLANQPPLSPTILGLFRGPPLGAPCDGSESPCRSVVLYRRNLARAVRTPAELNEQIRVTLLHEIGHLRGEDDEELAARGLE, encoded by the coding sequence ATGTCGCGGCGTGGTCTGCTCGCCCTTTTCCTCATTCTCACCGCCTGCAAGCGGAGCACGCCGGCCCCCACGACGGGAGACGCCGGACTGCCCGAGGTGTCCTCCGTCGTGCGAGCTCCAGCCGCCAACGCGGCGCCCGTGGAGGTGGGGGAGGGCGCGGCGAAGCCGGTGAAGCCGCTCGCGGTGTGCCGGGCGAAGGGGAGCTCCCCCCTGGACGCCGCCCGGAGCTACTACGACGGGGGCCGCTTCGAGGAGGCCCTCTCCTGCGCGGCGCAAGCCGCGGCCCAGGAGCCGGACCTCGCCGCGGCCCACGCCGAGCGAGGTGTCGCGCTCGCCGCCCTGGGGCGCGAGGCCGAGGCGCAGCTCGCCTTCTCGAGGGCGCTGGCCATCGACCCTGGCGACTCGGATGCGCTCCTGGGGGCCGCGCACCTGTACGCGGTGCAGCTGCCCTCCACGCGTGAGCGCGACGAGCTGGGCACGCTCTACGCCGAGCGCGGCCTGTCGCAACCTGGAACGCCGCCGGAGCTCATCCCGCATCTGGCGCTGGTGGCGGCCATGGCCTTCAACGACCTGGGCCAGGCGGAAGAGGCCCTGGCCCGAGCCGCCATCGTCCTCGCCAGGGACCCCGCCAGCCGCGAGGCCCTCTACGAGCGGGCCCTGGCGCTCTTCGAACTCTGCCGCTTCTCCGAGGCGAAGACCGCCTTCCAGGGCCTCATCAACGACCCGGAGCGGGCCGCGCACGCGCACCAGCACCTGGGGCTCCTCCTGGAGCGCGAGGGCAAGTGGAAGCAGGCGCAGGCCCACTTCGACAAGGCCCGCGGCCTCGCGCCCGAGGACTTCCCCTCGCCGCCCATGCCGACCGAGGACGCCTTCCGCCAGGACGTGGCCCGCGCCGTGGCCGAACTGCCCGCGGACATGCGGGGAGACCTGGAGGGGGTCCCCGTCTCCGCGGAGGAGCTGCCCGCGGAGGAGGACCTGCTGGCCAACCAGCCGCCCCTGTCACCCACCATCCTGGGGCTCTTCCGGGGCCCGCCCCTGGGGGCGCCGTGCGACGGCTCCGAGTCGCCCTGCCGCTCGGTGGTGCTCTACCGGCGCAACCTGGCGAGGGCGGTTCGCACGCCCGCCGAGCTGAATGAGCAGATTCGCGTGACATTGCTGCACGAAATCGGGCATCTGCGCGGGGAGGACGACGAGGAACTGGCCGCGCGCGGCCTGGAGTGA
- a CDS encoding SDR family oxidoreductase codes for MKTRPFQERVVLITGASSGIGLAAARAYAQAGAHVVLAARRMERLEDAAREVEALGVRGLAVRCDVTRGEDVERLMREVHGAFGGLDVLVNNAGLGLYGPLESISEEQLRQVFELNVFALWRVTRAALPLLRGRRGAQVVNVSSVLGHRGLPLLGGYCASKAAVNAMTESLRTELAPEGIRVLLVSPGLTESEFREHRMNAEGWAQQAVPLKAMSAEEVANEMVRASVRGRRDTILTLPGRIMVLANRFVPGLFDRIAHRMANPVKKDA; via the coding sequence ATGAAGACCCGACCCTTCCAGGAGCGAGTGGTCCTCATCACCGGGGCTTCCAGCGGCATCGGGCTCGCGGCCGCCAGGGCCTACGCCCAGGCGGGGGCCCATGTCGTCCTGGCGGCTCGGCGGATGGAGCGGCTGGAGGACGCGGCCCGTGAAGTCGAGGCGCTGGGCGTCCGGGGACTGGCGGTGCGGTGCGACGTGACACGCGGCGAGGACGTGGAGCGCCTCATGCGCGAGGTGCACGGCGCCTTCGGTGGGCTGGATGTGCTCGTGAACAACGCGGGGCTGGGGCTGTATGGGCCACTGGAGTCCATCAGCGAGGAGCAGCTCCGGCAGGTGTTCGAGCTCAACGTGTTCGCGCTGTGGCGGGTGACGCGGGCCGCGCTGCCGCTCTTGCGCGGGCGACGTGGAGCGCAGGTGGTGAATGTCAGCTCCGTGCTGGGGCACCGCGGACTGCCGCTGCTGGGTGGCTACTGCGCGTCGAAGGCGGCGGTGAACGCGATGACGGAGTCGCTGCGCACGGAGCTCGCGCCCGAGGGCATCCGCGTGCTGCTCGTGTCTCCGGGACTCACCGAGAGCGAGTTCCGTGAGCACCGCATGAACGCGGAGGGCTGGGCACAGCAGGCGGTTCCGCTGAAGGCCATGTCGGCGGAAGAGGTCGCGAACGAGATGGTGCGCGCGAGCGTGCGCGGACGGCGAGACACCATCCTCACCCTCCCCGGCCGCATCATGGTACTGGCCAACCGGTTCGTCCCCGGCCTGTTCGACCGCATCGCCCACCGCATGGCCAACCCGGTGAAGAAGGACGCATGA
- a CDS encoding TolB family protein has translation MKKRVVGVLGCVLLMLSTGCSDECVDQFDCRREKGDPAEGQEWFCNSDEKCEQRPIVELPLEPDAGEADAGVPDAGVPDAGEPDAGVDGGGQGTGGKGEACTTSADCTSSLRCEGAPSTCQAMWVAVTGRDDGGTSKALVMRFDTPGITSLTEGSADSRYPRWSPGGTHVSFVQGAVDSSGKKVAGELTVRDVPLVAGQSVVVADGGSGDTESFRSTEWEPGAAIAYVRQNASQRSGISTVAPGASVAQVTTTGAFPDWSRDGSTLAYNVTEEGLLTVKPGGSPTPVANADKSSEQPHYNRANEQLLYLANPAGELETFEGESLPTSLFRLYNIDVTGGGQPQLVADVTTESSTGGDVKSFIAAPTWAPDGSWAAYVRAYYFKPTSGKPVLCGSLVSPCQSRPGNVIFLKRINPADGTASGDEVRIADDGTLPSFSPDGRYIAFIKGGQLQIQQLDPAAGTLVNAPVVHPKAGFTLQTGDSDDHRPRWQPR, from the coding sequence ATGAAGAAGCGAGTCGTTGGCGTGTTGGGGTGCGTGTTGTTGATGCTCTCGACGGGGTGCAGTGACGAGTGCGTCGACCAGTTCGATTGCCGGCGCGAGAAGGGGGACCCGGCGGAGGGGCAGGAGTGGTTCTGCAACTCGGACGAGAAATGTGAGCAGCGTCCCATCGTGGAGCTTCCGCTGGAGCCCGACGCGGGCGAGGCGGACGCGGGGGTTCCAGACGCGGGCGTGCCGGACGCCGGGGAGCCGGATGCGGGAGTGGATGGTGGTGGACAGGGCACGGGCGGGAAGGGCGAGGCCTGCACCACCTCCGCGGACTGCACGTCGTCGCTGCGCTGCGAGGGGGCTCCCTCGACCTGCCAGGCGATGTGGGTCGCGGTGACGGGGCGCGATGATGGTGGCACGTCGAAGGCGCTGGTGATGCGCTTCGACACGCCGGGAATCACCTCGCTGACGGAGGGGAGCGCGGACAGCCGTTATCCGCGGTGGTCTCCGGGCGGCACGCACGTCTCGTTCGTGCAGGGCGCCGTCGACTCGTCGGGCAAGAAGGTGGCGGGCGAGCTCACGGTGCGGGACGTCCCGCTCGTGGCCGGGCAGTCGGTGGTGGTCGCGGACGGTGGCTCCGGGGACACGGAGAGCTTCCGCTCCACGGAGTGGGAGCCGGGTGCGGCCATCGCGTATGTGCGGCAGAACGCCAGCCAGCGCTCGGGCATCTCCACGGTGGCGCCGGGCGCGAGCGTGGCGCAGGTCACCACGACGGGGGCCTTCCCGGACTGGTCTCGAGACGGCTCGACGCTCGCGTACAACGTGACGGAGGAGGGGCTGTTGACGGTGAAGCCGGGCGGCTCGCCGACCCCCGTGGCCAACGCGGACAAGAGCTCCGAGCAGCCGCACTACAACCGCGCCAATGAGCAACTGCTGTACCTGGCCAACCCCGCGGGCGAGTTGGAGACGTTCGAGGGGGAGAGCCTCCCCACGTCGCTGTTCCGCCTGTACAACATCGACGTGACGGGCGGCGGACAGCCGCAGCTCGTCGCGGATGTGACGACGGAGTCCTCCACGGGGGGCGACGTGAAGTCGTTCATCGCCGCGCCCACCTGGGCGCCGGATGGGAGCTGGGCCGCGTACGTGCGCGCGTACTACTTCAAGCCGACGTCCGGGAAGCCGGTGCTGTGCGGCTCGCTGGTGTCGCCCTGCCAGTCGCGCCCTGGCAACGTCATCTTCCTCAAGCGCATCAACCCGGCGGACGGCACCGCGTCGGGGGACGAGGTGCGGATCGCGGATGACGGCACGCTCCCGTCGTTCTCGCCGGATGGCCGCTACATCGCGTTCATCAAGGGCGGGCAGCTCCAGATTCAGCAGCTGGACCCCGCCGCGGGCACCCTGGTGAACGCCCCCGTCGTCCATCCGAAGGCGGGCTTCACGCTCCAGACGGGTGACAGCGACGACCACCGGCCGCGCTGGCAGCCTCGGTAG
- a CDS encoding tRNA threonylcarbamoyladenosine dehydratase, producing MNPQPPPPAPSETETPPAPAAAGTDANGSLARPFKLSRRFDRTGRLLGDTAMERLANARVVVFGQGGVGSYATEGLVRSGIGHLTLVDHDDVCVTNTNRQLHATVKGVGKSKAELMAQRCREINPMARIEAVREFYREEVAEQMLQPGQYDFVVDAIDNVKAKLHLLHRCVSLGIPVVSSMGAAARLDPTAIRVEDLSETHMDPFAKDIRKLLKRKYGVETDRHTGITAVYSIEARRMPVALNYDDATDGFLCVCPQDNDFHTCDHRTQIDGSVSFVTSCFGMNAAGVVIRRLASTR from the coding sequence ATGAATCCGCAGCCCCCACCGCCCGCCCCTTCCGAGACAGAGACTCCGCCCGCCCCGGCGGCCGCCGGCACCGACGCCAACGGCTCGCTCGCCCGGCCCTTCAAGCTGTCCCGGCGCTTCGACCGCACGGGCCGCCTGCTGGGTGACACGGCCATGGAGCGGCTGGCCAACGCGCGCGTGGTGGTGTTCGGCCAGGGCGGCGTGGGCAGCTATGCGACGGAGGGCCTGGTGCGCAGCGGCATCGGCCACCTGACGCTGGTGGACCATGACGACGTCTGCGTCACCAACACCAACCGCCAGCTCCACGCGACGGTGAAGGGCGTGGGCAAGTCCAAGGCGGAGCTGATGGCGCAGCGCTGCCGCGAAATCAATCCGATGGCGCGCATCGAAGCCGTGCGCGAGTTCTACCGCGAGGAGGTCGCCGAGCAGATGCTCCAGCCCGGCCAGTACGACTTCGTCGTCGACGCCATCGACAACGTGAAGGCGAAGCTGCACCTGCTGCACCGCTGCGTGTCGCTGGGCATCCCCGTGGTCAGCTCCATGGGCGCCGCCGCGCGGCTGGACCCCACGGCCATTCGCGTGGAGGACCTGTCCGAGACGCACATGGACCCGTTCGCCAAGGACATCCGCAAGCTGCTCAAGCGCAAGTACGGCGTGGAGACGGACCGGCACACGGGCATCACCGCCGTGTACTCCATCGAAGCGCGGCGGATGCCGGTGGCCCTCAACTACGACGACGCCACCGACGGCTTCCTCTGCGTGTGCCCGCAGGACAACGACTTCCACACGTGTGACCACCGCACGCAGATCGACGGCAGCGTGTCCTTCGTCACCTCGTGCTTCGGGATGAACGCGGCCGGCGTCGTGATTCGCCGGCTGGCCTCCACGCGCTAG